The genomic segment TTCCTTGTGCCCCATGTGCTGGTGTGGTTGCCATCACACAGACAGGAAGGGTGTTTGTGCGCTCTGATCAGTTGGAACCTCTGTCTCATGTGGCTGAATTCCCTTTTTCCTTTACTCAATAAAAGCTACATCAGactgataaaaaaataaataaagatcaaCACTGACTGTCCCTGGGTAGACAATTGAGGTAGTTTGGATAATTTAGTTCTTTCTTTATCCACTTTTATTGCTGATCCTctagtttcaaaaataaacttaaaaataaaacggaaaaggccaggtgtggtggctcacgcctgtaatcccagcactttgggaggccaaggcgggcagatcacttgaggtcaagagtttgagaccagcctggccaacatggtgaaaccctgtctctgctaaaaaatacacatattgtctatggccataccaccctgaacgcgcCTGATCTCGTCCgatcttggaagctaagcagggtcgggcctggttagtacttggatgggaaaaatacacatattaggctggacatggtggctcacgcctgtaatcccagcactttggcaggccaagatgggcagatcagaaggtcaggagtttgagaccagcctggccaatatggtgaaaccctgtgtctactaaaaatacaaaaattagccaggcgggtggtaggtgcctgtagtcccagctactcgggaggctaaggcaggagaatcgcttgaacctgggatgcggaggttgcaagtgagctgagattgcaccactgcactccaggctgggcaacagattgagactccgtctcaaaaaaataaggccgggcgtggtggctcacacgtgtaatcccagcacttttaggagaccaaggtgggcggatcacacaagatcaggagttcgagaccagcgtgaccaacatggagaaaccccatctctactgaaaatacaaaattagccaggtgttgtggcacatgcctgtaatcccagctacttgggaggctgaggcaggagaattgcttgaacccaggaggcagaggttgcagtgagctgagattgtgccattgcactccagcctgggcaacaagagctaaactctgtctcaaaaaaaaaaaaaaaaaaaaattaaccaggcattgtggcacattctataatcccagcttacttaggaagctgaggcaggagaatcgcttgaaaccaggaggcagaggttgcagtgagctgagatggcgccactgtactgcagcctgggtgacagtgagacttcgactcaaaaaaacccaaaaaacaaaaaacgaagaAACAACAACCACCAAAGAACAACCAATTTAGTTATAGTTATTCGGATAGTTCAGGCCAAAACAGGTCATTGGCTTGAATTATATGGTTTACTTTTCCCAGTTTAATTATTCTACCCTGCCTGGGTATGGATCCTCTTAAAGTTGctggcacagaaaggcaaatgaGAGGTAAAATGACTCAATTCACTAGATAAATTCACCTTGGACTTTAactcactgtattagtccattctcacactgttaatAAAGACGTACCCTAGACTgagtaatctataaaggaaagaagtttaactgactcacagttccacagggctggggaggtctcaggaaacttaaaatcatggtggaagggaaagcaaacatgtgcttctttacatggcagcagaaaggagaaggaggaagccacttataaaatcatcagatctcgtgagaactaacTTCCTATCAGGAGAACAGGATgagggaaaccatccccatgagtcgtttatctccacctggtcccgcccACACACGTGGCAATTATGGAAACcataattcaagatgatatttgggttggaacacatccaaaccatatcaatcacttttcatttaaaactatGTTTATAAAGACACCAAAGGGCACaaaagtattaataatatatgtaacCCAAAGTAAGCTCTGGGTATTTACTTTTGCTTGAAGATTATGGTTTACATGTGTAAGCAATGCTGTAGAGATTATCAGACTATCAGAAGACGGAATCCCTATGCCAGTCTTCCTCATTCATTCCTTGGGCAACTCCCTTAATCTACATATATCTaaattctccaattttttttaaaaaagatgatacatatctaaatattatatttacttttgtcCATtgatttaaaattctgaaaacagaGCCAGATGCGGCGGCCATGGCTCCACCGGCTCCGGTAGCTCCCGCCTCCCCAGCGCTGGTGGCACACCCGCACCAGCCTGGAGGAGCAGAGGATACTGCAAGGCATACAAAtgaagagacacatagaccaggTATGGGAGAAGGagtgcagagcttccatgccaTACCTAggtgccaccctccaggaaccttcATGTGTTCAGCCATCCAGAAGCTTCCTGAACCtgtccttttgtgtttttatggAGGTTTCGTTATGGAGACACGATCGACTAAAtgattggccattggtgatcaacttaaccttcagtCCCCTCCCGGGACTgatcctgccttggtctttctggtgaccagcctcATCCTGAAGCTGCCTAGGGGCTGCCAGCCCTCCGTCAATCATTCACAGGCAAAAAGACATCACTGtggagattccaaggattttagtgTTCATTTCTGTGTCGGGCACAGTGCTAGTACTAGGTATTCACTGGTGATGAGGCAGATGGAGGTTACCAAACTTGGCCGGAGCCTCATGTAACAGACATGGACTTCACTATAGCCTGGTCATGGCTTCCAGCTCTTTGGATCTGAGGCTCCAAAGGAGGAAATGACCATTCAGGGATCTTGCTCCAGCTCAATTATGGAAAGTGAACCTTCACAGGGTGTGCACTTACCAAGGACAGGAAAGTTTCTCTCTTTGAAGGGCTTTAAATGTGTAACGAAGAAAAATGATGACTTTATCAGAGAGCAGATGAAAAACATTGTGAACAAGTACTCAGAGGCAGAAACCAAAGTTTGGGAAGCCACCTCCAATGACCCATGGGGCCCGTCCAGCTCTCTGATGACCAAGATTGCGAACCTGACCTACAACATGGTGGCCTTCTCGAAGATCATGAGCATGGTGTGGAAGCGGCTCAATGACCATAGCAAGAACTGGCAGCATGTGTAcaaggagctgctgctgctggactACCTCATCAAGACAGCTCCGAGTGTGTGGCCCAGGACTACCATGAGAACATCTTTATCATCCAGACCCTGAAGGACTTCCAGTACATTGACCGAGATGGCAAGGAACCGGGCATCAACGTGCATGAGAAGTCAAAGCAACTGGTGACCCTCCTCAAAGATGAGGAATGGCTGAAGGCTGAGAGGGCCCAGGCTCTCAAAACCAAAGAGCACATGGCCCAGGTTGCCACTGGCATGGGCAGCAACCAGATCACCTTTGGGCGAGGCTCCAGCCAGCCCAACCTCTCCACCAGCCACTTGGAGCAGGAGTATGGCAAGGCCGGGGGTCCCCAGGCTCCTACCATGGCTGTGAGTAATGGAAGTGCTTCTCACCCTTTGCCAGAGCAGCAGCAATGGGTGACAGGTGGGATGGGTGTCCCTGGGCTTAGGGAGCGGTGGCCCCCACAGAGCTTGAATCTGTCCTCAGTACTGAGCCTTTGGCAGCCCAGGCAAATTGTCCTTGGTCTGGGTTGAGTTTTGGTTATGAAGGGACTTTTAGCCCCTTGGCTGCTCTGGTTCAGGGGTCTGTAAGGCCCTTTGCTGCTCTGTGGGTCTCATTCTGTACATCTGGGCAGAAGGTAGGCAGAGGCAGGTCTTGTCTGCTTCCTCCTCAGAGTGGGTCTGGCAGCAAAGGGTTGTCCTGCTGCACATCCGATGGGGAGTTGACTCTGGTAGACAGGAGGAAACAAATGCTCTTTCTTggttatcttgttctttttttgtttgtttggtttttgttttgagacagagtctcgcccttttgcctaagctggagtgcagtggcacaatcttggctcactgcaaactccgcctcacaggttcaaatgattctcctgcctcagcctcctgagtagctgggattacgggcgcccgacgccacgcccagctattcttcatatttttagtagagatggagtttcaccatgttggctaggctggtctcgaactcctgacctcatgatctgcctgcctcggcctcccaaagtgctgggattacagatgtgagccaccgcacctggctgataatcttgtttctttaatttcaaattaaatgtctttccactgactgaaaaaaataataaataaataaaataaaaatttgaaaacagtaaGAAGCGTACTTTCTAAAAAGGTCTAAGGTTCTAATATTCTTCTCCTGTTCTTCAAACTCTGTGGTAAGTTAAGAAAActtggcggggcgtggtggctcacacctgtaatcctagcaccttgggaggccaaggcaggtggatcacctgaggtctgcagttcgagaccagccaggccaacgtggtgaaacttcatttctactaaaaatacaaacattgtctgggtgtggtggcatgcacctataatcccagccacttgggaggctgaggcaggagaattgcttaacccaggaagcagaggttgcagtgaatggagattgcaccactgtactccagcctgggcaacaaggcaaaaactctgtctcaaaaaaaaaaaagaagacttttgCTTAATTCTTAGAACTCCAAGTAGACATCCTTGAATAATGATAGCTACCATTTACAGAGTGTTTACCTAAAGCCAAGCAACATCAAAGTGTTCTACAGGTATTGATTCATTGAAACTTCATAACACTTCTCAGAGGTAGATCTTATTATTCACAACTGAGGAAACAAAGGCACAAAATTAATTGACTTCCCTCGGAAATCCCATGTAGTAAGGGGCAGACATAGAATTTAAACAGCATGGCTTGACTCCctactgttacttttttttttttttttgagatagggtctcactctgtctttcaggctggagtgcagtggcacagtctcagctcactgcagcctcgacattcTGAGCTCacacgatcctcccacctcagccttccaagtagctgggaatacaggcacacaccaccaccacagctattgtattttttagtagagatggggtttcaccatgttgcccaggctggtctcaaactcaggggctcaagcaacccatccacctcagccttgcagagtattgggattgcaagtgtgagccatggcacctggccaacTCCATACTCTTATCCATTATATACTATATCCCTTCTGTTGCCACAATGCTTCATAATGTCATAACTAGTATTTTGGCTGTATCCTCAATTAACACTTGTTAAGTGGGTCTGAATATAATTCTTAATATGTATTTGAGAAATAATAGAGTTGGCATTTTCAGAGAAAGACCTTACGTTACAAGGCTTAATTTGTGGCCATCAATATATATCCATAGTGATATATAATGAGAATGCTATCTCTTTGGACATAGTTGAAGAGAGCTAGCCAGCTTTTGTGTGCCCTGATCATCTGCCCTTGTCCAAAAATACACACCTTCTTTAGCACATTCCTTTATGTATGATTTTAaacttcctttccattttccccctcttCTATAAGAATattttggggctgggtgcagaggctcatgcctataatcccagcactttgggagaccgaggtgggcggatcacgagatcaggagttcaagacaaacctgaccaacatggtgaaaccccgtctctactaaagatagaaaaataagccagtcatggtggcgggcgcctgtaatcccagctacttaggaggctgaggcaagagaatcgcttgaacccgggaggtggaggttgtagtgagccgagattgtgccattgcactccagctagggtgacaagagtgaaactctgtcttgaaaaaaaaaaaaggttattaattattagtttgaaaaataatactCAACATTTCTGCTTTAGTTTGAGGAATCACTGGCACA from the Papio anubis isolate 15944 chromosome 19, Panubis1.0, whole genome shotgun sequence genome contains:
- the LOC100999303 gene encoding LOW QUALITY PROTEIN: epsin-2-like (The sequence of the model RefSeq protein was modified relative to this genomic sequence to represent the inferred CDS: inserted 1 base in 1 codon) — encoded protein: MTIQGSCSSSIMESEPSQGVHLPRTGKFLSLKGFKCVTKKNDDFIREQMKNIVNKYSEAETKVWEATSNDPWGPSSSLMTKIANLTYNMVAFSKIMSMVWKRLNDHSKNWQHVYKELLLLDYLIKTXSECVAQDYHENIFIIQTLKDFQYIDRDGKEPGINVHEKSKQLVTLLKDEEWLKAERAQALKTKEHMAQVATGMGSNQITFGRGSSQPNLSTSHLEQEYGKAGGPQAPTMAVSNGSASHPLPEQQQWVTGGMGVPGLRERWPPQSLNLSSVLSLWQPRQIVLGLG